The Helicobacter pylori genome includes a window with the following:
- a CDS encoding ABC transporter ATP-binding protein, with protein MKLFFRRYSKYLKEHYKSFIVVLFSSLVVALSTAWGTYLVKPTLDEIFINKDTQMLKILPFLVILAYLGKSGGMYLGTYFTNFIGLDIVKKIRNTMLESLLKMEMDFFNRTKKGELIARITNDIGLIRASLSNYLSESIREGLTIVGLVGVVVYQSPKLALVGLVIMPLAAIPISKIIRKVKKLAKSHQESNAKITARLSEVFNNVEAIKISNGEKLEHKAFVKENEAFFKIGIKNIAVAEISSPLMEFLGSIAIALVIYLGGNEVIRGHISVGAFFSFITALFMLYTPIKRLTRIVSNFQEAFVASDRIHEILEREPAIVDGELTLDDAIHTIEFKKVWLAYALDNQEHYVLSDISLKFQQNEIIALKGESGSGKSSLVNLILRLYEPSQGEIFINDQKIESITQKSLREKISVVTQRVFIFNGSVAENVAYGLEIDEVKIKECLKKAQALDFVEKMPHGIESVLDEFGTNLSGGQRQRIAIARALYKDAQVLIFDEATSALDNNTEESVKQSILELKQNRLIILISHNPSTLKLATKHVKLEHGRLIEC; from the coding sequence TTGAAACTCTTTTTCAGGCGTTATTCTAAATATCTTAAAGAGCATTATAAAAGTTTTATAGTGGTTTTATTTTCTTCTTTAGTGGTGGCTTTAAGCACGGCTTGGGGGACTTATTTAGTCAAGCCCACTTTAGATGAAATTTTTATCAATAAAGACACTCAAATGCTCAAAATCCTGCCTTTTTTAGTGATTTTGGCGTATTTGGGTAAGAGTGGGGGCATGTATTTAGGCACTTATTTCACTAACTTTATCGGGCTTGATATTGTCAAAAAAATACGCAACACTATGCTAGAAAGCCTTCTCAAAATGGAAATGGATTTTTTTAACAGGACGAAAAAGGGCGAATTGATCGCAAGAATCACCAATGATATAGGTTTGATCAGAGCGAGTTTGTCCAATTACCTTTCAGAGAGCATAAGAGAGGGGCTAACGATCGTTGGGTTAGTGGGGGTGGTGGTTTATCAAAGCCCTAAATTAGCGTTAGTGGGGCTAGTGATCATGCCACTAGCCGCCATTCCTATCAGTAAAATCATTCGTAAGGTTAAAAAACTCGCTAAATCCCATCAAGAGAGTAACGCCAAAATCACCGCTCGTTTGAGTGAAGTCTTTAACAATGTGGAAGCGATTAAAATCTCTAATGGCGAAAAATTAGAGCATAAGGCTTTTGTGAAAGAAAATGAAGCGTTTTTTAAAATCGGCATCAAAAACATCGCCGTGGCTGAAATTTCTTCGCCTTTAATGGAGTTTTTAGGCTCAATCGCTATAGCGCTAGTGATTTATTTAGGGGGGAATGAAGTGATTAGGGGCCATATTAGCGTGGGGGCGTTTTTTTCTTTCATCACGGCCCTTTTTATGCTCTATACGCCGATCAAACGCTTGACTAGGATCGTTTCTAATTTTCAAGAAGCCTTTGTCGCTAGCGACAGGATCCATGAGATTTTAGAAAGAGAGCCGGCTATTGTTGATGGGGAATTAACGCTAGATGACGCTATACACACCATAGAATTTAAAAAGGTATGGCTGGCTTATGCACTAGATAATCAAGAGCACTATGTTTTAAGCGATATTAGTTTGAAATTCCAACAAAATGAAATCATCGCTTTAAAAGGCGAAAGCGGGAGCGGTAAAAGCTCATTAGTGAATCTGATCTTACGCCTTTATGAGCCAAGCCAGGGCGAAATTTTCATTAATGATCAAAAAATAGAGAGCATCACTCAAAAATCCTTGAGAGAAAAGATTAGCGTTGTCACTCAAAGGGTGTTTATTTTCAACGGGAGCGTGGCTGAAAATGTGGCGTATGGTTTAGAAATTGATGAGGTCAAAATCAAAGAATGCTTAAAAAAAGCTCAAGCCTTAGATTTTGTGGAAAAAATGCCTCATGGGATAGAGAGTGTTTTAGATGAATTTGGCACCAATCTTAGCGGCGGCCAACGCCAAAGAATCGCCATTGCAAGAGCTTTGTATAAAGACGCTCAAGTTTTAATCTTTGATGAGGCCACTTCCGCTTTGGACAATAACAC